The Thermosulfurimonas sp. F29 genome includes a window with the following:
- the gatA gene encoding Asp-tRNA(Asn)/Glu-tRNA(Gln) amidotransferase subunit GatA — MERSSLLEWRERLRRGELSARELVDHFLSRIERLDGRIRAYITVTAEEARRAAEEADRRRASGEDLPLLGIPLAVKDNICTRGVRTTCASRILEDFVPPYDATVVERLKAAGAIILGKTNLDEFAMGSSTENSAFFPTRNPWDLERVPGGSSGGSAAAVAADLCAGALGSDTGGSIRQPASFCGVVGFKPTYGRVSRYGLVAFASSLDQIGPLTKTVADAALLLQVTGGPDGRDSTCWPEPQPDYLGALTESPREMTLGLPREAFGEGLSEEVRRVIEEAVRAAESLGCRVREISLPHLEYALPAYYIIAPAEASSNLARYDGVKYGFRAEAGGLIEMYKKTRSQGFGPEVKRRIMLGTYALSAGYYEAFYRKASQVRTLIMRDFEEAFRGVDLILMPASPTPAFRLGEKTDDPLKMYLSDIYTIPVNLAGLPGLSLPVGFTGERLPVGLQIIGPQLADARVLSFGHALERALALDLTPPLE; from the coding sequence ATGGAGAGGTCTTCGCTTCTTGAGTGGCGGGAAAGGCTGCGTCGCGGGGAGTTAAGCGCCCGGGAGCTGGTGGACCACTTCCTTTCCCGTATCGAGAGGCTTGACGGAAGGATCCGGGCCTACATCACCGTAACCGCGGAGGAGGCCCGCCGGGCCGCGGAGGAGGCCGACCGACGCCGGGCTTCCGGCGAGGATCTTCCCCTGCTGGGGATCCCCCTGGCCGTCAAGGACAACATCTGCACCCGCGGGGTGCGCACCACCTGTGCCTCCAGGATCCTGGAGGACTTCGTGCCTCCCTACGACGCCACGGTGGTGGAAAGGCTCAAGGCCGCGGGGGCGATCATCCTGGGCAAGACCAATCTCGACGAGTTCGCCATGGGCTCGTCCACGGAGAACTCGGCCTTTTTCCCCACCCGCAATCCCTGGGATCTGGAGAGGGTTCCGGGAGGGTCTTCCGGGGGGTCGGCGGCGGCGGTGGCGGCGGACCTCTGCGCCGGGGCCCTGGGTTCGGACACCGGGGGCTCCATCCGACAGCCGGCCTCCTTCTGCGGGGTGGTGGGGTTCAAGCCCACCTACGGAAGGGTCTCCCGTTACGGGCTGGTGGCCTTCGCCTCCTCGCTGGATCAGATCGGACCTCTCACGAAAACGGTGGCCGACGCGGCCCTTCTGCTTCAGGTCACCGGCGGGCCGGACGGGCGGGACTCCACCTGCTGGCCCGAGCCTCAGCCCGACTACCTGGGTGCCCTCACGGAAAGTCCCCGGGAGATGACCCTGGGGCTTCCTCGGGAGGCCTTCGGCGAGGGGCTTTCCGAGGAGGTTCGCCGGGTGATCGAGGAGGCGGTGCGGGCGGCGGAGTCTCTGGGCTGCCGGGTGAGGGAAATCTCCCTTCCCCATCTGGAATACGCCCTTCCGGCCTACTACATCATCGCCCCGGCGGAGGCCAGCTCCAACCTCGCCCGTTACGACGGAGTCAAGTACGGATTCCGGGCCGAGGCCGGAGGGCTTATCGAGATGTACAAGAAGACCCGCTCGCAGGGCTTCGGTCCGGAGGTGAAACGAAGGATCATGCTCGGCACCTATGCCCTTTCGGCCGGCTATTACGAGGCCTTTTATCGCAAGGCCTCCCAGGTGCGCACCCTCATCATGCGGGACTTCGAGGAAGCCTTCCGCGGGGTGGACCTCATCCTGATGCCGGCCAGCCCCACCCCGGCCTTCCGCCTGGGGGAGAAGACCGACGATCCCCTGAAGATGTATCTTTCGGACATCTACACCATCCCGGTGAACCTGGCCGGACTTCCCGGACTGAGTCTTCCGGTGGGATTTACCGGGGAAAGACTTCCGGTGGGGCTTCAGATCATCGGGCCGCAACTGGCCGACGCCCGGGTGCTCTCCTTCGGGCACGCTCTGGAAAGGGCCCTGGCCCTGGATTTGACCCCACCGCTTGAGTGA
- the gatC gene encoding Asp-tRNA(Asn)/Glu-tRNA(Gln) amidotransferase subunit GatC — protein MAITREEVEHVAHLARLEFSGEELERFTRELSSILDYVAKLSEVDTSGVEPTYNALRLENRFRDDEVRESFPPEEILENAPEREGTSFVVPRVIKG, from the coding sequence ATGGCCATAACGCGCGAAGAGGTGGAGCATGTAGCCCATCTCGCCAGGCTCGAGTTTTCCGGGGAAGAGCTGGAGCGTTTCACCCGGGAACTCTCCTCCATCCTGGACTATGTGGCCAAACTCTCGGAGGTGGACACCTCCGGGGTGGAACCCACCTACAACGCCCTGCGTCTGGAAAACCGTTTTCGGGACGACGAAGTCCGGGAATCCTTTCCGCCGGAGGAGATCCTGGAAAACGCCCCCGAACGGGAGGGAACCAGTTTCGTGGTGCCCCGGGTAATCAAGGGATAA
- a CDS encoding thiamine-phosphate synthase family protein, with translation MKVLVVAGSDPSGAAGLQMDLRVLALLGVHATAVPSALTVQTPERALSWEPVPPGLFSEALRAALSGLSPGVIKIGMLGTKENARLLAEALSQFRAAVVLDPVLSASSGLPLAEPGLVEVLREGLLPRVTLLTPNLPEAEAMLGRPIRPGEEAEALRALRALGPRAVLLKGGHGDAERIRDLFFDGTRELVFERERIPGAFRGTGCFLSSVVAGLLARGEELAGAVTGAESLVEMALRAARHRNSPHIEALSLWEKMAEGRRVLEELVSAAERFCSHPVRPLIPEVQSNLAYALPYAREVSEVAAFPGRIVAYGETARIVGCPRFGASSHVARIVLSAMRFDPSRRAAMNIRYDPALLEKARRRGLRVAFFSRSEEPPEVKRREGGTLSWAVTTVCRRLGYVPDIIADEGDLGKEPMIRVLARNPGEVVDTVLDLLWE, from the coding sequence ATGAAAGTCCTCGTGGTGGCCGGTTCGGATCCCAGCGGGGCGGCGGGACTTCAGATGGACCTCCGGGTGCTCGCGCTCCTGGGAGTGCACGCCACCGCGGTGCCCTCGGCCTTAACGGTGCAGACCCCGGAAAGGGCCCTCTCCTGGGAGCCGGTCCCTCCGGGGCTCTTTTCCGAGGCCCTTCGGGCCGCCCTCTCCGGACTCTCCCCCGGGGTGATAAAGATAGGAATGCTCGGCACGAAGGAAAACGCCCGCCTCCTGGCCGAGGCCCTTTCCCAATTCCGGGCCGCGGTGGTCCTCGATCCGGTTCTTTCCGCCTCAAGCGGCCTTCCTCTGGCCGAACCGGGCCTGGTGGAGGTCCTGAGGGAAGGCCTCCTTCCCCGGGTGACCCTCCTCACCCCCAATCTTCCGGAGGCCGAGGCCATGCTGGGCCGGCCCATCCGTCCCGGGGAGGAAGCCGAAGCCCTCCGGGCCCTGAGGGCCCTCGGCCCACGGGCCGTGCTCCTCAAGGGAGGGCACGGGGACGCGGAGAGGATCCGGGACCTCTTCTTCGACGGGACCCGAGAGCTGGTTTTCGAACGGGAAAGGATTCCCGGGGCCTTCCGGGGCACGGGATGTTTTCTTTCCAGCGTCGTGGCCGGGTTGCTGGCCCGGGGAGAGGAGCTCGCCGGGGCGGTGACCGGGGCCGAGTCCCTGGTGGAAATGGCCCTCCGGGCGGCCCGACACCGGAACTCCCCTCACATCGAGGCCCTATCCCTCTGGGAAAAGATGGCCGAGGGACGGAGGGTCCTCGAGGAACTCGTATCCGCGGCCGAAAGGTTCTGTTCCCATCCGGTTCGTCCCCTGATCCCCGAGGTTCAGAGCAATCTGGCCTACGCCCTTCCCTACGCCCGTGAGGTCTCGGAGGTGGCCGCCTTCCCCGGACGCATCGTGGCCTACGGCGAGACGGCCCGGATCGTGGGTTGTCCACGCTTCGGGGCCTCAAGCCATGTGGCCCGCATCGTGCTTTCGGCCATGCGCTTCGATCCCTCCCGCCGGGCGGCCATGAACATCCGCTACGATCCCGCCTTGCTTGAGAAGGCCCGCCGAAGGGGTCTCCGCGTGGCCTTCTTCTCCCGCTCCGAGGAGCCTCCGGAGGTCAAAAGGCGCGAGGGAGGTACCCTTTCCTGGGCGGTGACCACGGTCTGCCGGCGTCTGGGCTATGTGCCGGACATCATTGCCGACGAAGGAGACCTGGGCAAGGAACCCATGATCCGCGTGCTCGCCCGGAATCCCGGGGAGGTAGTGGATACGGTCCTGGACCTCCTCTGGGAATAG
- a CDS encoding DNA methyltransferase translates to MDDYKKRKYLSAIEVAKYLGITVRQVHHLVKIGKLRAFRAASGQYRFDLNDVKQIEGKIKLSRNVYNKNGISEQNIISVNDTVQIVYVKDAREMKEIGDNSVHLMITSPPYFNAKLYSKNPLDGDLGNIHDLDEWFNEISKVWREVYRVLQPGRKAFINIMNLPIRTEDGFRSLNIVGRTIDICENIGFIFRREIIWHKTNSVKAHFGTFPYPGNILINYAHEFILEFEKPAPKGYKKYSHLTTEQKEASKLDKEFWIDIKKSDVWLMKPEKSGDNRNHPAPFPYELPYRLIKAYSYVGETVLDPFLGSGTTLVAARDLKRNGIGYEINKEIAEEAVTRIKNFQQRLL, encoded by the coding sequence ATGGATGATTACAAAAAGAGAAAATATCTATCAGCAATAGAAGTTGCCAAATATTTAGGAATTACGGTTAGACAAGTGCACCATTTAGTCAAAATTGGAAAACTTAGAGCCTTTAGAGCGGCTAGTGGTCAATATAGGTTTGATTTGAATGATGTCAAACAAATAGAAGGTAAGATTAAATTGTCCAGAAATGTTTATAATAAAAATGGTATAAGCGAACAAAATATAATTTCGGTAAACGATACAGTCCAGATTGTTTATGTTAAGGATGCCAGAGAAATGAAAGAGATAGGTGATAATTCTGTTCACTTAATGATAACTTCACCTCCCTATTTTAATGCGAAACTTTATTCTAAAAATCCACTAGATGGAGATTTAGGTAATATTCATGATTTAGATGAGTGGTTTAATGAAATTTCTAAAGTATGGAGAGAGGTTTATAGGGTTCTTCAACCTGGAAGAAAGGCTTTTATAAACATTATGAATTTACCAATAAGAACAGAAGATGGATTTAGAAGTTTGAATATTGTTGGGAGAACAATAGATATTTGTGAAAATATAGGTTTTATTTTTAGGCGAGAGATTATATGGCATAAAACGAATTCTGTAAAAGCCCATTTTGGTACTTTTCCATATCCCGGGAACATTCTTATAAACTATGCCCACGAGTTTATTTTAGAATTTGAGAAACCGGCTCCTAAGGGTTATAAGAAATATTCTCATTTGACTACGGAGCAGAAAGAGGCTTCTAAACTTGATAAAGAGTTCTGGATAGATATCAAAAAGTCGGATGTATGGTTAATGAAACCCGAAAAAAGTGGAGATAATCGTAACCATCCCGCTCCTTTTCCTTACGAATTGCCATATAGATTAATAAAAGCCTACAGTTATGTAGGAGAGACAGTTTTGGACCCTTTTTTGGGGTCTGGCACCACTTTGGTGGCGGCCAGAGATTTAAAAAGAAATGGTATCGGCTATGAGATAAATAAAGAGATTGCCGAAGAAGCTGTGACTCGTATTAAAAATTTCCAACAAAGATTATTATAA
- a CDS encoding sulfurtransferase TusA family protein, with protein sequence MDLREIKADKVVDARGVACPGPLLEAKRAMVEVPPGGILEVLSSDEGTKDDLPLWAENAGHEFLGVIEEAGYWRLFVRKAAE encoded by the coding sequence ATGGATCTCAGGGAGATAAAGGCCGACAAGGTGGTGGACGCCAGGGGAGTGGCCTGTCCGGGGCCTCTTCTTGAGGCCAAGCGGGCCATGGTGGAGGTGCCTCCCGGGGGGATCCTCGAGGTGCTCTCCTCGGACGAGGGCACCAAGGACGATCTCCCCCTCTGGGCCGAGAATGCTGGGCACGAGTTTCTGGGGGTAATAGAGGAAGCCGGATACTGGCGGCTTTTCGTGCGTAAGGCCGCGGAATAA
- a CDS encoding hydrogenase iron-sulfur subunit: protein MARILVFSTETISDPGIDFAGTSRLSYPPGVDVLSVPCSSGIHPDWILAALENGYDGVFIAADGEDCPFLPDCTARTAEVVNRAQDLLRERGLDPRRLRMAAICSVCGEAFVNHMRQFERILEELKGA, encoded by the coding sequence ATGGCCAGAATCCTGGTATTTTCCACGGAAACCATTTCCGATCCGGGAATAGATTTCGCCGGGACTTCCCGTCTTTCCTACCCTCCGGGCGTGGATGTCCTCAGCGTGCCCTGTTCCTCGGGTATCCATCCGGACTGGATCCTTGCCGCCCTTGAGAACGGCTACGACGGGGTCTTCATCGCCGCGGACGGGGAGGACTGCCCCTTTCTTCCGGACTGCACCGCCCGAACCGCGGAGGTGGTGAATCGTGCCCAGGATCTCCTCCGGGAAAGAGGACTTGATCCGAGACGGCTGCGCATGGCGGCCATCTGTTCTGTCTGTGGGGAGGCCTTCGTGAATCATATGCGCCAATTTGAACGGATTCTCGAGGAGTTGAAGGGTGCCTGA
- a CDS encoding FAD-dependent oxidoreductase produces the protein MPERYPVVIIGGGISGMETALTLAEMGYRSLLVEREGSIGGKMILLSKVFPTLDCASCIATPKMAAVRNEERIELLVAAEVREIVREARGFRVKIWKRPTYVDPSRCTGCGRCEEVCPVVRPDQFNAELTVRRAIYIPFPQAVPRKALVEKKGLSPCSGACPLGIRVHALVALLRAGRFREALWMHLREAPLPGALSLLCEAPCEASCTLRKRTGRPMPVRAIRKVLLEKVNPEEIPFPGPRRKERVAVLGGGPRALSCAYALALEGYRVVLWAGEEELGGFLRDHPLLDPEVLERDLALVRPLLEIRRPEGMVRPEDLIGQGFSAVFLEKGTGLEVNERTFETPLPGVFASLRPSASLLREVFEGKEAARKIMSHLSKKHFEPRTFSVKGRAPGEIPALDLGRVQEEASRCLDCGACCECRSCVEACPAGAIDFTQKGEHREVETGAVVIATGFRLYEPEKDDLYGYRRDANVITGMQLERLLAPTRPYNALLRPSDGRIPGNIGLILCVGSRSLREGTPRCSRICCMYSLKQAQLLLGAVPFAEVSIYYMDIRSFGKGYERFRRQTEEMGVHLIRGRVAYVEEAEEGDLWVYYEDFDAGGKVRRNRHDLVVLATGALADPSLRRLLPGEALDEVGFVREEGAPGTTREPGIFVVGGASEPRDIPDTVVHAQAVALKVALHLRRTGFEA, from the coding sequence GTGCCTGAACGCTATCCCGTGGTCATTATAGGGGGCGGAATATCCGGCATGGAAACCGCCCTCACCCTTGCGGAGATGGGGTACCGGAGTCTCCTGGTGGAACGGGAGGGGAGCATCGGGGGCAAGATGATCCTCCTTTCCAAGGTCTTCCCCACGCTGGATTGCGCTAGCTGTATTGCCACCCCCAAGATGGCCGCGGTGCGGAACGAGGAACGCATTGAGCTTCTGGTGGCGGCGGAGGTCCGGGAAATCGTTCGTGAGGCGCGGGGATTCCGGGTGAAGATCTGGAAGAGGCCCACCTATGTGGATCCCTCCCGGTGTACGGGATGCGGTCGGTGTGAGGAGGTCTGTCCGGTGGTGCGTCCGGACCAGTTCAATGCGGAGCTTACGGTGAGGAGGGCCATTTACATACCCTTTCCCCAGGCGGTGCCGCGAAAGGCCCTGGTGGAAAAGAAGGGACTCTCTCCGTGTTCCGGGGCCTGTCCGCTGGGAATACGGGTGCATGCGCTGGTGGCCCTCCTGCGGGCCGGCCGCTTCCGGGAGGCGTTATGGATGCACCTCCGGGAGGCCCCCCTTCCCGGGGCCCTTTCCCTTCTGTGCGAGGCCCCATGTGAGGCCTCCTGCACCCTCAGGAAACGCACGGGAAGACCCATGCCCGTGCGGGCCATAAGGAAGGTCCTTCTCGAGAAGGTAAACCCGGAGGAGATCCCCTTTCCCGGCCCCCGTCGGAAGGAACGGGTGGCGGTTCTGGGAGGAGGTCCCCGCGCCCTTTCCTGCGCCTACGCCCTGGCCCTTGAGGGCTATCGGGTGGTCCTGTGGGCCGGGGAGGAGGAACTGGGAGGATTCCTGAGGGATCACCCTCTCCTCGATCCCGAGGTTCTCGAGCGGGATCTGGCCCTGGTGCGGCCCCTCCTGGAGATAAGGAGACCCGAGGGGATGGTGCGGCCGGAAGACCTCATCGGGCAGGGTTTCTCCGCGGTGTTTCTCGAAAAGGGGACCGGCCTTGAGGTGAACGAAAGGACCTTCGAGACCCCGCTTCCCGGGGTTTTTGCCTCCCTGCGTCCTTCCGCGTCCCTTCTCCGGGAGGTGTTCGAGGGCAAGGAGGCCGCCCGGAAAATAATGTCTCACCTCTCGAAAAAGCACTTTGAACCGCGAACCTTTTCCGTGAAGGGGCGCGCGCCAGGGGAGATTCCGGCGCTGGATCTCGGGAGGGTTCAGGAAGAGGCCTCCCGGTGTCTGGATTGCGGGGCCTGCTGTGAATGCCGCTCATGTGTGGAGGCCTGCCCGGCCGGGGCCATAGATTTCACCCAGAAAGGGGAACACCGGGAGGTGGAGACGGGAGCCGTGGTGATAGCCACGGGTTTCAGACTGTACGAACCCGAAAAGGACGATCTTTACGGATACCGCCGGGATGCGAATGTCATTACCGGAATGCAACTGGAGAGACTCCTGGCTCCCACCCGGCCCTATAACGCTCTTCTGAGACCCTCGGATGGGAGGATCCCCGGAAACATCGGGCTGATACTCTGTGTGGGCTCCCGATCCCTGCGGGAGGGAACGCCCCGGTGTTCCCGAATATGTTGCATGTATTCCCTCAAACAGGCCCAGTTGCTCCTGGGAGCCGTGCCTTTTGCCGAAGTATCCATTTATTACATGGACATCCGGTCTTTCGGAAAGGGATATGAACGCTTCCGGCGTCAGACCGAGGAAATGGGGGTCCATCTCATAAGGGGGCGGGTGGCCTATGTGGAGGAGGCGGAGGAAGGAGATCTGTGGGTGTACTATGAAGATTTCGACGCCGGGGGAAAGGTGCGTCGAAACCGGCACGACCTGGTGGTCCTGGCCACGGGGGCCCTGGCGGATCCTTCCCTTCGTCGACTGCTGCCCGGGGAAGCGCTGGATGAGGTGGGTTTCGTGCGGGAGGAAGGGGCTCCGGGAACGACGCGGGAGCCCGGGATATTTGTGGTGGGAGGGGCCTCGGAGCCCCGGGACATACCCGACACGGTAGTGCACGCCCAGGCGGTGGCCCTTAAGGTAGCCCTTCACCTCAGGAGGACGGGCTTTGAGGCCTGA
- a CDS encoding CoB--CoM heterodisulfide reductase iron-sulfur subunit A family protein — protein sequence MRPEEKKKAGVFICECGGNISDYVEVARVASRMEKEEGVRVCRVYPFVCSEGAQEDIIRHIKEAGLEAVVIASCSPRLHQETFRRMVRRAGLNPYRYIQVNLREQCAWVHPHQKEAATEKAERLVRAGLSRALRSRDLFPPEVEVYPEAVVLGAGPGASAAVEALKTLGLTVRWLDDETEILSREGRPGDYLLRIKRGEKTEEIRAGAVLVATGILPYRPQPGEFGYGEEGVITLEEYRRLMEESPSGELRYRGRRVERVAFIYCVGSLIGENPSGECGRFCCVDTLRTGFHSLERFGIRDQFHLHLDLRAYGRYEELYRSLREKGVLFVRFPLKRVPEIRPGRRPAVRVWDTYLAEELELEVDLVVLVCGARGRGGAIGEALKLPVDEQGFFTEVHPKLRPVETLAPGIYLAGCASGPRTEEESVTVALAASAKAAALFLKGKMELEARVVEVMAERCDGCGKCVEVCPFGALRLTPEGLLVEESLCKGEGACVPVCPKKALQIAGYEHDTMEETIRRLAGEVVGGEASEGSSAGNPDS from the coding sequence TTGAGGCCTGAAGAAAAGAAAAAAGCAGGGGTCTTTATCTGCGAATGCGGAGGGAACATCTCCGACTATGTGGAGGTGGCCCGGGTAGCGAGCCGGATGGAGAAAGAGGAGGGTGTGCGGGTCTGCCGGGTCTATCCCTTTGTCTGTTCCGAGGGGGCGCAGGAAGACATTATCCGCCATATTAAAGAGGCGGGACTCGAGGCGGTGGTGATCGCCTCCTGTTCCCCCCGTCTGCATCAGGAGACCTTTCGCCGGATGGTCCGGAGAGCCGGACTCAATCCCTATCGATACATCCAGGTTAACCTTCGGGAACAGTGTGCGTGGGTTCATCCCCATCAGAAGGAGGCGGCCACGGAGAAGGCGGAGAGACTGGTTCGGGCCGGATTGAGCCGCGCCCTTCGAAGCCGGGATCTCTTTCCGCCGGAGGTGGAGGTGTATCCGGAGGCGGTGGTGCTGGGAGCCGGTCCGGGAGCCTCCGCGGCGGTGGAAGCCCTTAAGACCCTGGGCCTTACGGTGCGGTGGCTCGACGACGAGACGGAGATCCTCTCCCGGGAGGGACGCCCGGGAGACTACCTTCTCCGGATAAAAAGGGGGGAGAAGACCGAAGAGATCCGGGCCGGGGCCGTGCTCGTGGCCACCGGGATCCTTCCTTACCGTCCTCAGCCCGGGGAGTTCGGATACGGTGAGGAGGGGGTCATCACCCTAGAGGAATATCGGCGCCTGATGGAAGAAAGTCCATCCGGAGAGCTCCGCTACCGGGGCCGCAGGGTGGAAAGAGTGGCCTTTATTTACTGCGTTGGTTCCCTGATAGGGGAGAACCCCTCCGGAGAGTGCGGTCGCTTCTGCTGTGTGGATACCCTGAGGACCGGATTTCATTCCCTGGAACGCTTCGGGATTCGGGATCAGTTTCACCTGCACCTGGATCTCAGGGCTTACGGAAGATACGAGGAACTTTACCGGAGCTTACGGGAAAAAGGAGTCCTTTTCGTGCGTTTTCCCCTCAAAAGAGTCCCTGAGATTCGGCCGGGGAGGAGACCGGCGGTTCGGGTGTGGGACACCTATCTTGCAGAGGAACTGGAGCTTGAGGTGGATCTGGTGGTGCTGGTCTGCGGGGCCCGGGGAAGAGGGGGAGCGATAGGTGAGGCCCTGAAGCTTCCCGTTGATGAACAGGGATTTTTCACCGAGGTCCATCCCAAGCTGCGCCCGGTGGAGACGCTGGCTCCGGGGATATATCTGGCGGGTTGTGCCTCCGGGCCGAGGACCGAGGAGGAGAGCGTGACCGTGGCTCTCGCGGCTTCGGCCAAGGCCGCGGCCCTGTTCTTAAAGGGAAAGATGGAGCTCGAGGCCCGGGTGGTGGAGGTTATGGCGGAAAGATGTGATGGATGCGGAAAGTGCGTGGAAGTCTGTCCCTTCGGGGCTCTGAGGCTTACCCCGGAGGGGCTCCTGGTGGAGGAAAGCCTCTGTAAGGGTGAGGGGGCCTGCGTGCCCGTGTGTCCTAAGAAGGCCCTGCAGATAGCCGGATACGAGCACGATACGATGGAGGAGACCATAAGGAGGCTTGCCGGTGAAGTGGTCGGGGGAGAGGCTTCGGAGGGTTCCTCTGCGGGAAACCCGGATTCTTGA
- a CDS encoding 4Fe-4S dicluster domain-containing protein: protein MLKVDPERRKRLHHLGFEAEVCFHCGTCSVLCPLGLGELPRRVFRHVLLGRPPEEVAREVFSCLLCGLCEEFCPQRVPITRNMRILRRILVEHVWKLA from the coding sequence ATGCTTAAGGTGGATCCGGAAAGGAGAAAGAGGCTGCACCATCTCGGCTTTGAGGCCGAGGTGTGCTTCCACTGCGGCACCTGTTCGGTGCTCTGTCCCCTGGGACTTGGCGAGCTCCCGCGCCGGGTCTTCAGGCATGTTCTTCTGGGAAGACCGCCGGAGGAGGTGGCCCGGGAGGTGTTCTCCTGTCTCCTGTGCGGTCTCTGCGAGGAATTCTGTCCGCAGAGGGTACCCATAACCCGCAACATGAGAATTTTGCGGAGGATTCTGGTGGAACATGTCTGGAAACTGGCTTGA
- a CDS encoding (Fe-S)-binding protein, with protein sequence MSGNWLDNLNFLAVSLRERGTPLLLSRWDLTGWTRGLSLPRGGRRVLYTGALYQTIPHTGILLRRRRHLKTLEKRLPRSLLLFLHRRFDLAALPARAVFPHSWHRLYWEPLRAAVRLLRRSGAEVGYLYERDLYPGTLAYELGLWEVFFRTALRVKRTLEESGVEAIITVDPHTTFMFRKVYPEVLPGGFPFEVKHYLEVLRDSGISGSRKPEEAGEYVLHEGCLWGRELKLTDFLVEFLEKVGFSVKQPDWSGLRVRCCGGPAEALFPERAGEMASRRLGELLAVGRRILTLCPICHLGFLRVGDERVQVKDLALALEENLKS encoded by the coding sequence ATGTCTGGAAACTGGCTTGACAATCTGAACTTTCTGGCCGTAAGCCTAAGGGAGAGAGGGACCCCTCTTCTCCTCAGCAGATGGGATCTCACGGGATGGACCCGGGGGCTTTCCCTTCCCCGGGGAGGCCGGAGGGTGCTCTACACCGGTGCCCTTTATCAGACCATTCCGCACACCGGCATTCTTTTAAGAAGACGCCGGCACTTAAAAACGCTGGAAAAACGACTCCCCCGTTCCCTTCTCCTTTTCCTGCACCGCCGGTTTGATCTGGCTGCGCTCCCGGCCCGGGCCGTATTCCCCCATTCCTGGCACCGTCTTTACTGGGAACCGTTGCGCGCCGCGGTAAGGCTCCTCCGCAGGTCCGGGGCGGAGGTGGGATACCTTTACGAAAGGGATCTTTATCCCGGAACCCTGGCTTACGAACTGGGACTCTGGGAGGTCTTCTTCCGCACCGCGCTGCGGGTAAAAAGGACCCTCGAGGAGAGCGGAGTGGAAGCCATCATTACCGTGGATCCCCACACCACCTTCATGTTTCGAAAGGTCTATCCCGAGGTCCTGCCCGGTGGATTCCCCTTTGAAGTGAAACACTACCTGGAGGTCCTGAGAGACTCGGGGATATCCGGTAGCCGGAAACCGGAAGAGGCGGGAGAATATGTGCTTCACGAGGGTTGCCTGTGGGGGCGGGAACTCAAACTGACGGATTTTCTGGTGGAGTTTCTTGAAAAAGTGGGATTTTCCGTAAAACAGCCGGATTGGTCCGGATTGCGGGTGAGGTGCTGCGGGGGGCCTGCGGAGGCCCTTTTCCCGGAGAGGGCCGGGGAGATGGCCAGCCGGAGGCTCGGGGAGCTGCTGGCCGTGGGCCGAAGGATTCTCACTCTCTGTCCGATATGTCATCTCGGTTTTCTCAGGGTGGGCGATGAAAGGGTTCAGGTGAAAGATCTGGCCCTGGCCCTGGAGGAAAACCTGAAATCCTGA
- a CDS encoding DsrE family protein: MAETIAGKKLVIVVTHGLDDPEKATLALVVANAALTMDVQVTVVFQGKGVMCCTKGMYEHILAPGLKPLKELVDNLPKFGARMFVCIPCIEERHITKEQLVEGCELVKAGKLVNEVMQADQVMVY, translated from the coding sequence ATGGCCGAGACCATTGCGGGGAAAAAGCTGGTTATCGTGGTTACTCACGGCCTGGACGATCCCGAAAAGGCCACCCTGGCCCTGGTGGTGGCCAATGCGGCTCTGACCATGGATGTACAGGTTACGGTGGTCTTTCAGGGAAAGGGGGTAATGTGCTGTACCAAGGGCATGTACGAACACATCCTAGCTCCAGGATTAAAACCCCTTAAGGAACTGGTGGACAACCTTCCCAAATTCGGGGCCAGGATGTTCGTATGCATCCCCTGTATCGAGGAACGACACATCACCAAGGAACAGCTGGTGGAGGGGTGCGAACTGGTCAAGGCCGGGAAGCTGGTCAACGAGGTTATGCAGGCGGATCAGGTAATGGTTTACTGA